The Oncorhynchus masou masou isolate Uvic2021 chromosome 13, UVic_Omas_1.1, whole genome shotgun sequence genomic interval acagcttcatgaggtagtcacctggaatgcatttcaattaacaggtgtgcattgtaaaaagataatttgtggaatttatttccttcttaatgcatttgagccaatcagttgtgttgtgacaaggtaggggggtatacagaagatagccctgtttggtaaaagaccaagtacatattattgcaagaacagctcaaataagcaaagagaaatgacagtccatcattactttaagatatgaaggtcagtcaatctggaaaatttctaTAACTTTTAAAGTGtttatggtcaaattgctgcaaggaaaccactactaaagacaTGGAGATCAGTCAATCTTGAAAATGTCAATAacttgcagtcacaaaaaccatcaagcgctgtgatgaaactggctctcatgaggaccgccacaggaaaggaagacccagagttaccgctgctgcagaggatacgttcattagagttaccaacctcaaaacttgcagcccaaataaatgcttcactgagttcaagtaacagacacatcaactgttcagagactgttcggagattgcatgactgatcaggccttcatggttgaattgctgcaaagaaaccactactaaaggacaccaataagaagaagagacttgcttgggccaagaaacacaagcaatggacattagacaggtggaaatctgtcctttggtgtgatgagtccaaatgtaatatttttggttccaatcgccgTGCCTTTGTGAGATGCTTTGCAGGaaaacggatgatctccgcatgtgtggttcccaccgtgaagccgtgaaggaggaggtgtgatggtgttggggtgctttgctggtggatGAATATgtagtaatttatttagaatcaaggcacacttaacgagCATGgattccacagcattctgcaatgaaagccatcccatctggtttgcgcttagggggactttaatttgtttttcaacaggacaatgacccaacacacctccaggctgtgtaacatgctgaccaaacctAACGCACGCGTGCGCCATcacacgcatgttgattttgtactCACACACCAGACATGATCAGGACACGCAgcttgaaatatcaaaacaaactctgaaccaattatattcatttggggacaggtcaaaaagcattaaacatttatggcaatttagctatcTACCTTGCTGATGCTAGCTAATttatcctgggatataaacattgggttgttgttGAAAtacacaaggtcctttactctgacaatctctactctgacaattaatccacagatgaAAGGAATTTGGTTTACCGTtatgtcatctctcctccttcctcaggCTTCTTTTTtacttctttggactttatatggcggttcgCAACCGGTGTTACCAACTTTATTACCACAACCGACTGGAGTGTGGACGTCAGTTCATTTTTCAATctcccacgtgggtatatgcttcgaaaaaccaatgaggagatggaagaggCAGACTTGCAGCGTGttgagcgtcacaaatagaatcAATTTCTATTTTAGCTCATGGCCACGCAGATGCTCGCTGAGGCGCACGAGCAGTTTGgttgcaatgattgaataacatgtatgtgtacatttatgttGCAAAGCTCCCACACGCGatgcgagcggtgtggtcagcatgtaagggctatttgaccaagaagaagagtgatggagtgctgcatcagatgacctggcctccacaatcaccagacctcaacccaattgagatggtttgggatgagttggaccgcagagtgaaggaaaagcagccaacaagtgctcagcatatgtgggaactccttcaagactgttggaaaagcattattCATGAAACTGGTTTCGAGTATGCCAAGAGTGTTtaaagctgtcataaaggcaaagggtggctactttgaagaatctcaaatataatatatattttgatttattaaacacttttttggttactacatgatgccatatgtgttattgcatagttttgatgtcttccctattattctacaatgtagaaaataaagaaaaacccttgaatgagtatgtgtgtacaaacctttgactggtactgtagttgaaactacaattttgatatcatggatggtgaGTATTTGCATCCTTAGCTTTGTCTATGCATTTgatagtggttacatttctccagccccgtcTCTCAGCTTTTTACAGAAACATAGGCTTGGAGatcgctttgttattgtttcaactgctgttGGCCACTTTAAGGACTAAAACATGAGCAGCATCAAACAGTAATTTACAGTTCGGCATACTTTAGCAGTACTACAACAATAATCACACATGGTTTCTAAAACACGGCACATAGTGAAATGATCAATATGGACTACCAAAGCTCATTAACAAAAATGCAGAGGAAAACATATATAATACCAcattatgagtcataatacccaatAAAACCTAGCGGGttaaacagaaaaaaaaatcCAATAATTTTTTCACCAttaatttttcccataggggattttagaatcACTTCAAATAAAGGCTatgtttcatgtaggcttacactagcgtgatgttttgataaccgtgtaaatctctctaggacaaggtgacttttatcaatatatttgcctgCATTTACCCCACTAAAATGCaacgctaattagctgctaaGGTGGCTATCGTAAAGAACTCCAAATGCCATGATATGGACAAGACTGCAGAATCGAGGCAAAGCTAAGAATCTCTCGATTAACTATCTAATGCTAGCTAAATGTAGTTACTAAtgaataagttgggtaaatttatTTAGCTAGAGatgagcttgcagggatttgtagttttgcattaTGTCTACTTTGATGTTAGTTAGCTATTCAAATCAGAGAGTAAATAGAGAAGAATATATTGACAAATGTCACCTTGTCCAAGAGATTTACATGCTTATCAAAACGttacgccagggtaagcctacacgaaacacagtccttattttaagtgtttctaaaatcccctatgggaaaaatgaatggtggaaaaaacGATTGGaaacatttccctgtttgaccgctaggttttatgatACCTTCACTGTTGGGCTTTATAGCAGCAGCACAGCGTGTTTCAGTTTCTGGGAGAACACAATACATCCAGGCATCTTCAATTATTGGCAATAATAATTGCTAGTACTATACACAAGCATTATACACtccctataggcctacaacaactGAAGCTCCCAAAATGAGAGGTTAGCCTACTCATGTCTGCTCCTCACACATTCCTATGTTTAGTGCGTAATAACTACTATGTAGTAAACAGTAAGTTACAGTAGCAATAACATCAATATCGTTAACTAGTGTTCGACTTGTTACGTTACCACTTAGTAACTTTTATAAACATGTAGCTAGGCTAACTAGTTAACTAGCTCGAGAAATGGTTAACATGTATCTTGATTATTTTACTGTTTTGGACACATCTTCTAAATCAAACTGATTATTGTGATTCTAATTTCATCCCATCAAGACCACTAAGAACAGAGAAAGgtagccatccatccatccagacaaaAACCAGAGATGGCAATGGCTTCAAGGAATGTGATAGTCTGAACAGGAGAACCTATTCCAGGGTAGGATTTATAGCGAACAGCTTTGCACTAACGTTACATCTATGCGGAGAATACTCGTTCACTAAAGCCATTGTTTGTCAACAACTGACCAGATACGTTGTAACAAACATTTGCTAGTTAGATGTCAACAGCTTGTAGTGACAGCATTGTCTTGCTGGGACTCCAAGTCCTAGCTAGCAAGGCAGCATTTACCTAGCTTgctatgtatgtatatactgtactcgataccatctactgtatcttgcctaatactgctctgtaccatcacgcattcatatatctttatgtacatattctttatccccttacacttgtgtgtataagacagtagttttggaattgttagttagattacttgttggttattactgcattttcggaactagatgcacaagcatttcgctacactcgcattaacatctgctaaccatgtgtatgtgacaaattaaatttgatttgattttaagaaGCTCCAGGGTACTACTTTGCGCACACCAGGGTTAACTAACAAATAGCTAACAGTTATCTAGCTAAAGTAGGCTAAGCTAGCCAGGCaaaccagctaacgttagctagctaagattAGCAACTCACATTTCCTCAACCATTTCATCCAGTAACGCACGATAAGACTGTGGTATTTCTTGTTCTCGATACACCAATTTGATAGTCCTTGAATTGATTCCATTGTGTTCGACACTCCTTGAAACCGTCGGTCCAAAGTTGACTCAAGGGCCGCAGGCGGACCGTGACCGCTTGACGCGCCAGATCCTGCAGCCATTTTCCAGGCCTTGCACTGACAAGCTAGCTGGTTCTTGCCTGTCGCGCGTTGTGATCAACCTAGTCAAGAGTGCACTTGTGCGTTATGGTGCCGCGCTGGCTGTACACATTAGTAAATTGCCATTGTTTTAACAGTACATTCAGTTATTACTGTATTTGCTAACGATTATGTATATTATGTCATTGGTTTTATTTCAACAACTTCTGCAACAAAGGAATGTAATTATTATAGAGTTGGTTGGTCGTTACTAGAAAACTCATTCAAAACAGACAATTTAATGTGAATGTAGCGCCACTATGTGGCTAAATAGCTGCAGCTCAGCATGGCCTGTCACTAAAATCATGCAtctttctttcttcccctcctttaCATTCCAAGATCACTTTCCtcactccctttcctttcctcctatCCTAGCTCCATTTCCTTCTTTCCtatcttcctttcctcctttaaaaaaaattctAGCATGCTTTGCTTGATCCCTTttcttcctttcctcccctcctttgcTTTCCTAGCTCCCTTCCCACCTATCCTTTCCTAACTGCCTTTGACTTGTTCCATTCCTGGCTTCCTTTCCTCTTTTCCTAGCTCTTTTCCGAGTATTTTGTTTTTATGTTATAATCTTGTGTATATTTTGTTTTCATTTATtttcaagaggaccacaatggaaatgaAAGTGTTTGTGTCATCCTCGATGATTTTAAAGGCATTGTACTGTATCCACGTGTGGTTGTATTGTGTTTAAAATCAAAACAAAACgttaggaaaggaaagggagcTAGGAAAGGAGGGAAATGAGCTAGATGGAAAGGAAAGATGGAAAAGGGGCTAGGAGAAGAGGAAATTAATCTAGGAAAGGAGGTGAGGGAGCTAGGAAAGGAACAACAACATTTACATAGGAAAATAGGTCTAGGAAATGAAAAAAATTGAGTTAGGAAAGAATAAAATTGACTAGGAAAGGAAGCTAGgaaaagaggaaaggaaaggcaGCAAGGAAAGGGAGTTAAGAAAGGAGGAATTGAACATCAGAAAGGagataggaaaggaaaggaggaaatTCAGCTAGGAAGGGAAAGGAGGAAAGGGAActaggaaaggaggaaaggaaatGAGATGGTATAGTATACGTTTTTTGTGAAAGGCCACTTTTGGTGACAGGCCATGCTATAGGACTGCAGCTggatacttaagcaataaggccagagggtgtggtatatggccaatataccatacCAAGGATAAGGACTGTTCGCAatgtgcctggatacagcccttagccattgtatattggccatataccacaaactccCAAGGTGACTTATTACTATtatcaactggttaccaacataattagaactgtaaaaataaatgttttgtcatattcgtggtataccacagctttcagccaatcagcattcagggctccaaCCAAGTGGGTTATAATATATATTTGCTCAGGCTTTAATGGGCATATCCACAGTTGAAACAATATACCGTATACAGTGTTTGTATACATGTATAATGTTTActaacattggagtaaaacaagcttatattttatAGGTTCCAATGGGAGTGTGACAATGGAACTAAGTCCATGAGGCATTGAAAAGTTATATTGTTCAAGAATCGAATACATCATTAACTTGTAAATTCTAAATTAATTGTAGCATCTGCATATTACCCCTTTAATCCATTGTTAGGATGAGAGTAGAGGTGGCTGATGTCTTCATCTGAAAAAAGTAATACAAGTACAGGTGACTGCCAGCTTGACATCAGTCACCTGTACTCATCCTAACAATGGAATAAATCTTGAGCAAATAAGAAATTAATCTCTGCCTTTTTTGTTGAGTGCGCCAACTCATTTCTGCCTCGAATTACCGGTAGTCCTTTTGAATGTTTTTCTTGGTAAGCCATTTTGTTGGATTTTTGTCATCGTTGTCGATAACCCCTTCTTTCTTGCTGTAGCCTGGAGGCCTACATGAATTTGCATGTCGCAGGGCCACAGTCAAGTCAATCATTTGAATTTATGTGGCAGATTTCAAGATCTGATTAACAAAAACATTACTTTATTTTAGCAAAAAGGGTACAATTTATCAAAAACAATTTAGGTCTGAAACAATTATATATAAAATATTAAGCACAAGTACATGGTGTATGACCAAAACACTATTATATTATGCCCAACCCAAAAATGTGATGGAGGGTGTTGAGTAAAAGTTGGGAAGAGGAGGCAAAGGAAATGGATTGAATAAAGGAAGACAACATTAAACAGCAAAATATCCTTCTTACCTCAAACATTTGTCCTCTTTTGATAAACAGAGAAAATGTGCAAAACATAGGCCCTACATACACCAAAAACATGACATGAAATTACAATATTTCCTCACAGGAAATATAAAAATAAACAACTCCCCAAAGGGCTGTTTGAACAGTTTTTAGGAAGGGTTGTGCATTGCCTCAACACAGTTACCTATATTTACTGCTGCAGTGATCTCTCGGTTGTCCTCTACCTGGGCTTTTCCTTGGCATGATAAAGAACAATAACATATACTACCAGTATGGTAAATCacccccaagccttaagactgctaaatagtcaattAATGACACTCGTGAGGTctatctgcactgaccctacgcacactcactagactatacatacAAACActaactcacacatacacaacatTGACACCCATCcaaaacccacacacattcataaaatgttgatttgattttgatcatGATGTTTCAGTTGTCTTGTATTAGGCTTAACTATTGTCGTTTAAAACATAAATCTCATAAGTCTGTAGATCAAATCAGTATCCAGCTATTCTTGGTTTCCCCCTAACCCCATCTAGGTAGTTACAGCTCAAGAGACTCTCTGAAAGTGGCCAGGGATAGAGTCATTCAACATGAATGATAATTGCTAAGCAAAAACATTGTGGTTCAAATACCCAATGACCTAATGAAAGGTTTTTATGTATTTTCTCCCAATACAATAGAAACACTCCTAGAAGATTCAAAATTATTTATGTTTTGCGTCGTCACAATAGTAACATTTATAAGGTACAATTTCCTTTGTTATCAAATGTAAAATACTCATGTGCAAAATAGTTTTGGCACACCATAGAAAACTGACAAAAAAATAAAGCATGATAAATGTATTCTATCAAATAAATCATTGAAGTTAGAAAGCATAGTGCCACTTGTATCAGCTGCCCATTTCACTGTTCCCTGTGCTGGATCCGCTAAAGGATTAACAGGTCTTGTAATTGTATTGTCAATGTTTTATGCTTCACTACTATTGATAACTTTATCATAACTAACTGAGTTTATGTTAGCTCTTTTAACCTATGTTACTTTCTTTTATATTTCTGCATAGTGTATTTCATGTGATTGTATTTTTGTTGATAATTCAGAAATACAAAATGATCTTGTTTCAAAccagtataaaaaaataaataaaaaaatgaaaaattaaACCACTGCTTTATCACAtgaaacataaaaaaatattcccaggtacatttcatttttttttatataactcTCCAACGCTGACAAAAGATGGTCAAACGGTGCAATGACTTCCGAGTTCAGTTTTATATCCACTACTCCGGCTCTTGTTTCATAGACCTCAGTAATATGGGGATAGACTGACCCCTCTTTTGGGTTTCCACTGATGcagtatctgtctctgtcttcactGTTCCAGGCCTGCTGTGGTACCTCTGTGGCTGATGTCCATGGAGGGAGAGCTGATGTGAGTGAAAGACCAGGAGGGTGGAGGAGACACGGCTGTCTTGTGTGGCTTGGCTACTACATGCTGAGCAAGGTGAAATGTCAAGCCTCTTATTTCCCTTTCTTCTCTTGCTGACAGTCAGACATGATGGGTAATAGGTGTCTGTGCTCAATGGGCAAGAGTCTTGTGAGGTCATTTCCTGGTAGTTGTCCTCGCGCTGCAGGCGCTTGCAGCTGGGTGGGGCGGCATTTGGGAAGTCAGAGTCCAACCAGCTAAGCTTGCGCTTCTGATGGAGCAAAAGTGaagaaaaacaaatgaaatacaAGTCTTACATATTATAGATGGTGTGAGAATCATTATAACAATAAAATATTAAACAGCGATAACTAGAGCAGTAAGAGACCCACCTTGACTGGCATGCACAGCTGATTTTGGTGCCATCGTGGCGGAAGACTAGGTGTGGGGTTCTGGGTGGCAGCGACAGGGGTCACATGGGGGAACCACATCTTCAGCATCATCTCTACCTGAAGAAGGGTGTGGAGGAATTTCTCTCTGTGGAAAGAGTACTGTCATTAATAACATTTTAACTACGCCATAAATTACTCTTTGCTAGACGTACACAAGATGGTTTGGTTTGCTTACCCCATTTCAGGTTTCTGAAGAATACCCAGGATCCTCTGGAGTCTATCGATGGCAACGCTCGACTGGAAACTGCTAAGACCTCTCTCAAATCTCCCTGTCTTGAGTCCATTCAGAAGCTCCAACAGGGGTCTGATAAACCTTTGCAGCTCTGAACACTAGGAGAGAAAGGAAACAGAAAACATACATATCCACTCTCTGATAATGTCTCTGGATGCAAAAATCAATAACTCAGTATTTTCAAATCAGTCAAAGCAGTCTTTAAACAACAAAACTCACTTTCTGAGCGAAGGCCAGGTCTCCTTGCATGGTCTcctctgtgcttccctttgtgctTAACGCAGCACTGCCAGGGGAAGCCATCGTGGATGGGTAGGCGGTGGTGTGAGGAAAGCATTTTGCTTGTCCACTCCCAGCCATGGACCAGTGTAACCTAGGTACTGAGCAGGTCTTGCCACCCCCTGAGCTATCTCCCTCACTTTCGGAGGTGAAGACATCAATGTCTGCCTCATCCTCAGTCACGTCGCTCTCGCTGAGGAGGAAGCTGGGTGTGGAGGAGCGGGAATCATAGGTCGGCCATTTGGTGGACATGCTCAACAAATGCATCCctagagaaagtgagagagatcaGTCACAAGGAATATCAGAAATACCTCAGAGTAACTGATGTAGAGTTAATGCTGACCTAGGCATTATAACAAGTGCTGTATGtagaaagaaaaaaaactttaACAAAGTGACAGTCATATCTATCACAATTTAAATTACAACtatgaatacaaaacaataacaaTGCAAATGTATGGTTTTCACACCATGCTCCAGAAAACTAGTAGGTGTGTCCTCTAATAAATATTCAAGAAGGAATGCTGTTAGTCACTGATCTTGGGATAAACTCCACCAGCTGTTGCTTTGCTATACATGTGAACATGTGCTGTGTGGGGGTGTGACGTAGAAGGTCATGTGGGGTTTTACTGTATGGCTCTAGGATTTTATCAGCTCTTAGTTACATTTCAAACATCTTATCTGACCACTGTAACATCAAACTAACTGATTATCCTAAAACAAAATGACAGCGGCTGCCTTATACACTACATTGTTTCACGCATTACAAAGTTATGTATGTTCATTGAATGCTTCTCATAAACTCGCTATGCTTTTACTTTCAATTTTAGTCTATACTGTATGAAGCgcttatatacatatatatataacatacaCAGAAACAACTGTAAAGACATTAACTGATTCCAGGTTTGAGGCGTTAGCCATGATGGAAGTTTCAGACTAGAGCAGGGAAAGCTGACACTGAACCAGCGCATACTTAATAAGGAACAACCAATAATGATTAGACTTTTGGCTTAATTATTGTAGCCAAGAGTGCAGGTTGAAAGTTCAAAGCTAGTTAAAATAGATCTGGGGAAGCAGATATGTATAGAAAAACATACGTTACAGTTGTCTATAGCCTATGATATATATATTACCTTTTAGGATGAAGTCGATGCGAAGACAATTCAATAAAACAGTAAAATTGATAACTAGTTGAACAACCGGTATTCCTTCTCAATTGCAAGAAGATCTTATTCAAAAACCAATGATCAACACGGATGTTGATGGCGCGCTATAGTTGTAGAGTCCTCTATTCGCAACGTCTCATCTCCAATTGCAATTGTAAGAAGATCTTATTCAAACACCAATGACCAACACTGATGTTGATGGCGCGCTATAGTTGTAGAGTCCT includes:
- the LOC135552416 gene encoding uncharacterized protein LOC135552416, with product MHLLSMSTKWPTYDSRSSTPSFLLSESDVTEDEADIDVFTSESEGDSSGGGKTCSVPRLHWSMAGSGQAKCFPHTTAYPSTMASPGSAALSTKGSTEETMQGDLAFAQKCSELQRFIRPLLELLNGLKTGRFERGLSSFQSSVAIDRLQRILGILQKPEMGEKFLHTLLQVEMMLKMWFPHVTPVAATQNPTPSLPPRWHQNQLCMPVKKRKLSWLDSDFPNAAPPSCKRLQREDNYQEMTSQDSCPLSTDTYYPSCLTVSKRRKGNKRLDISPCSACSSQATQDSRVSSTLLVFHSHQLSLHGHQPQRYHSRPGTVKTETDTASVETQKRGQSIPILLRSMKQEPE